The genomic region ATGGTGGCACCCATAGCCGCACCAGCGGCAATCGCAACAACATCTGCGTGAATAACTGCAGCGTTGGTATAGATGCAGCCCTCCGCACAACCAGGGCTTAATACCCCGTGCCGGCTAATCCAATAGGCGATCGCACAATAGGCACCAAAGACCATCGAACTTGACCCTGCGGCAAGCCCATCTAACCCGTCGGTAAGGTTTACCGCGTTCGATGTTGCTGCCAGGATTAAGAAGCAAAAAAATGGGTAGAGCCATGGGCCAAAATCCAGATAGGGCAAGGGGCCGATGAAGCTTAATTGGGTGCTTGTGTCGGCAACATACTGAGCGCCGAAACTAAAGAGTAGGGCCACGATGGCTTGGCCGAGGAACTTGGCTTTACTGCTGAGCCCGAGGTTGCGTCGATTGATGAGTTTGATGCCATCATCAATGAAACCAACGAGCCCCATGGCCAAAAAGGTCCCTATAACGAGTAAACCGCCTGGGTTCAGGAGTTTGCCTGAATATGCAGTGGCAACAAGGTAGCCGACTACGGTGGCTATGATGATGGCGATACCACCCATCGTGGGTGTACCTCGTTTGGTTTGATGGCTTTTGGGTCCGTCATCGCGGATGAGCTGACCCATTTCTCGACGCTTAAAAAAACGAATAACCAGCGGTGTGCCTATCAGTGACAAAATCAGTGATAGGCCGGTGGCAAGCAAGATGGCGATCATGCGGCCTGCTCCAAGTGGGTGGTAAGTGCGGAAACAATGTATTCGAGCCCTTCAGCTCGACTTGCTTTAACCAAAACAACGGCGGGCTGCGTTCCAATCAACGAGATAAGCAAATCGACTGCTTCATCCAGCGATGCTGCTTCGTGTGTGTCATCGCGACCAGCCCGGTAGAGCCCCTGCGCATTGACGCTGACAAGCGTCTCGATCCCGATGTCTTCACTGTACTGAGCGATCCGACTCAAGGTTGGTTTAAGCTGGTCTTCGAGGTCATGAACCATCCCCAGGACTGCGATGCGTCGGGGGGCACGTATGGCAGCTAACGTATCAAGGGCAGCAATAATCGACCCTTCATTCGCGTTGTACGTATCGTCGATGATCGTAACCTGCCCCACCGTTGTCGATGCCATACGCATTGGAGAAACCCGCGCATGAGCCAAGGCAGGCAGGCTGTGGATTCTTGGAATATCCAATGCGTCAGCAACGGCTATGGCAGCCAACATATTGGTTGTCTGATGGATACCTGGCAGTGGGGCGCGAACCAGTTGGCCATCAAGGCAAAAGGTCACTCGCCCATGGGCATCGGTGGAAAGGTTGTCAGGGTGAAGGTCTGCGGTTGTCTTTGTACCAACCGTTTGAACGCGTGCTGAGGTACGGCCAGCAAGTTCCGCACAGGCTGGATTATCTGCATTTAAAATAGCGAGACCTTCAGGGGGCAGCGCTTCTACAAGTTCACCCTTAGCCTCAGCAATGGCTGCTTCGGAACCAAATGCCCCCACATGAGCTGCTCCGATTGTCGTTACTACCCCAATGCTTGGCCGTAAGATTGGCATAGCTGCCTTAATGTGACCGATGCCACGAGCCCCGATCTCACTCACGAGCACCTCAGTATCTTCGGTTAAGGTGCATAAGGTTAGTGGCAAACCGAGTTCATTGTTGAAACTACCCTTTGTTGCAACAACCGGCTTTACACTCCCCAATGCTGCGGCAATCAAGTCCTTTGTCGTGGTCTTGCCATTCGAACCAGTAACCCCAACCACGATCGGATCAACGGTGTCACGATGCCATTGCCCTAACTTCGTGAGGGCCTCAACCGTGTCAGGAACCAAAATGGCCCCACTAGGTGCATCTGGCGCAGTTGCCAAGGCATGATCTTGCTGGCAGAGATAACCCGTAGCACCTGTCGCCATGGCTTGGGAAACGAAGTCGTGACCATCACGTTGAGCAATGATGGGCACAAACAGGTCTCCGGGAGCCACTTGACGAGAATCAATCGTGACTCCACGCACCGTCCGCTCACCAGCAATGGCAGGGTCACGGACCTGGCCACCAACAATGGTGGCAAGGTGATTCAGGGTTACGGTAATCATCAGTTATCCCCTCGCTAAAACAGCTTGGGCCACTTCTCGATCATCAAAATGGTGCTTGACCCCGTTGATCTCTTGATAGGTCTCATGGCCCTTTCCAGCAATAAGGACTACATCATGGGGACCAGCCAGGGTAATGGCTTGGGCAATTGCCTCACGTCGATCCGTTACCCGTACCCATCGTGATGAAATATCAAGCCCAGCGGTCATCTCATCCAAGATTGTTTCAGGATTCTCGCTTCTTGGGTTGTCACTCGTAAAAACACTATGGTCTGCGCCCGCCAAGGCGGCGTGAGCCATCAATGGGCGCTTTTCACGGTCCCGGTCACCGCCACACCCAATCACACAAATCAGATTGCCTGACGTTGTTTGTCGCAAACTAGCCAATACATTCGATAAGGCATCAGGTGTGTGTGCATAGTCTACGAGCACAGTCGGCTGGTCAGCTCGACCACGAACTTGTTCAGCACGTCCAGGCGTTGGCGCACTTGTCGCAAGGGCATCGACACACGCCTGAACATCAACACCGATCTGATGGCATAAGGTGACCGCAAGGGCTGCGTTATCCACATTGAATCTTCCCGGCAATGGCACACGGGCATCATAGGTTTTGCCATCAATCTCCAACACGCATGTAGATTCATCTGCGAATAGCTGAACACTACTTATGTCTATATCAGCTTTCCTATACTGGCTAATAGTCTTAAATGGCAAGGAAATATGCTGGTAGACATAATCCGAGTACGTATTATCAGGATGGTTCGGATCGCCAAGCACCATCGCACCTACCCGTGCCCAGCGTGAATCAAATAACGAAGCTTTGACCTGAGCATAGGCCTCCATCGTGTGATGGTAATCCAGATGATCTTGGGTCAGGTTGGTGAACCCTACCGCGTCAAACGACAACCCATTGATACGACCCAGATCAATGCCGTGGCTCGACACTTCCATCGCAACAACCGCAATAGACGCATCACGCATGCGTGCTAACAGGCGCTGAATATCTGTCGCCTCAGGAGTGGTACGTATCCCTTCAATGCGTGTTTGACCAATCTTGGCCTCTACCGTGCCAATGAGCCCAGCTTGCAGGCCCACTCGGCTAAGGATTTGATGAATAATCCATGTCGTTGTTGTTTTTCCGTTGGTACCGGTTACCCCGATAACCTGCATCGCAGCACTGGGATAGTCATGAACAGCCGCAGCGATATCCCCCACAGCCTGAGCCACATTGGGCACAATAATCTGTGGGATATCGACCTGAACCTCGCGTTGAACAACAACTGCGCTGGCCCCGTTCGTAACCGCCGCATCCACAAAATCATGACCATCCGCGATCGCACCCGGACGAGCAATAAAAAGCCAGCCAGGCTGGACTTGACGAGAATCTAATGTTGCATCGGTGATGAGTGGCTCCCCATTACCGATAAGGCGTGCACCATGAGGTTCAGCGATAGCGTTAACAAGCGCAGGTAACGATATGGGCATAAGGGTTACTCATCACTAGATTGTTCGTCCTGATTCTCAGTTTCTCTGGAAGAGGGGCTTGTTGACTCATCGTTGTCTGGAGATGCCATATCGTCGTCATTCGTAGACTGTTGTGGCACGGCATTGACCACAGCTCGTGTAGGAGCCACCCCCTGCAGACTTAATGCTTGTGCCATGATCGCACTAAAGGTAGGGGCTGCACTTTTGCTACCTTCATACGGCGTCGGTTCGTCCAAGTGAACGGCAACAACAAACTCTGGATGTTTTGCCGGAGCGAACCCTGCCATGGAGGCAATGTATGCACCCTTTAGATACCCGCCATGAACAAGATCAGGTTTTTGAGCTGTGCCCGTTTTTGCGGCAACATCATAACCAGGAACCGCAGCCGCTTTTCCGGTGCCATGAGCTCCGTCTACCACATCCACCAATATGTCCGTCACCTTATCCGCAGTTCGTGCACTCACGACTTGGGTCGCAACGCCTTGTTCTACTGGTGTTTCAACGCCGTCTGGTCCTATCGTTGCGCTAATCAACCGCGGTGGGATCTTTACGCCATCGGCTGCAATCACGGCGTACATCTCTGCAATTTGTAACAATGTCGTTGATACCCCTTGGCCAATTGAAATCGTCGGGAGGCTGGCTTCATTCCAGGAGGCCACATCTGCGATTCGGCCACTACTTTCCCCGATAAACCCGATCCCAGTTGGTTGCCCGACCCCGAATTTTTCCATATACGTATGCAGGCGTTGAGGGCCAAGCGCCTGCCCCATCTTTATCGTTCCCACATTGGATGAACGCGTAATAATTTCTTTTACGCTCCACGTTTCTTCTTTGTGGTCAGTCGCATCATGGTAGGTCCGCTTACCAATGGTGATTTCATCGGGCACTTGGAAGGTTGAATTCGCACTAATCAGTCCTTCCTCAATACCTCCAGCCAATGTCACCACTTTGTTTACACTGCCATGCTCAAACATGTCGGTGATGGCACGATTACGACGGAACTCAAGGCTGTCATTTGAACGATCATGAGGACCAACCGTCGGTACGTTCGCCATCGCGACTACGTCCCCGGTCGGAACATGAAGCACAACCGCAGAAGCACTTTTGGCATTAAAGCGCTCCATCGCTTGCTGTAGTTCTCGTTCAGTAGCATGTTGAATCCGCTGGTCAAGACTCAATTTGACAGCTGATCCGTCAATAGCGGCGATCTCATTTTCCACCGTACCTGGTGCTGATGTCCGCCAGGTTCCTTGACGCGCTGGCCGTGATCCCGGTGTACCGGTAAGCACATCATTCATTTGCTTTTCAATACCCTCGATACCTTTTTGTTCGGTATCAACGATGCCCACCACTTGCCGGGCGAGTAGCTCATCTGGATAAACACGTTCCGTGCGGCTTTTGAGCATCAATCCAGGAAGCAACAGGTTGCCGGCTTTTTGGCCATCCTCAAGCACCTTTTTCGCCTCTGGACGTAACCCGGTAAATATTTCCTTTTCTTGCTGTGATCCAGTGGGGGCAACCAGTTTGGCGCGTACCTGATCAAAGGTGGGTGGCTGGCTTCCCTTTACGGCATACGTAGCCAAAAAGTCGGTAACTGACTGTACCCAAGCATCTTCACTTACTGGAGGTGGGAACGCAGAAATATCCTGACCTGACTCTTTGGCTTTCTCACGTTGGGTTTCAAGCTCTGTATTGTGTTTCGCCAGACCGTTACGTACCTCATTTGGGACCATGGAAGCTCGGAGATATGGCACACTGATTGCCAAGGCCACCCCACGGCGATCCGTAATTTGCCCCCGAATGGGTGGAATGGGTTCAGTCCGACTCTCCTCTTCAGCAATATTCTTTGCAATGACCGGATTCTGGGAGGCTGCCCACGTGCTATATCCCACAACGGTGAGCCCAAAGATCACCGTAGACGTCAAGATAACAGCAAAACGCGTCCGATCTTGCCCGCCTTCTCCTCTCGAGCGCAGATGAGACCCTAGCCGCCAGCCTTGATTGGAGCGATCACCCTTCATTGGCTATTCACCCGAGAAGGGCTTAGCGCACCCGCAGGCATGTCTTGTGCTGGTGTTAGTACCGTTGCTCCAGGGGGTGCAGCAGGTACATACTGATCCGTTTCAACTGTCACAAAAGTTGGAACAGGACCATACGTCATACCCATTTCCTTTGCCGTCGCCTCAAGCTGAGCAGGAGCCAAACGCTGGGCTACGTCAGCTTGGATTTGGAGGGTATCGCGCCGAATATCTCTTGTTTCAATCGTTATTTTGTCTGCCTCGACGGCATTGGCGATGGCCATACCCCGAAATGTCAATTGCCCGAACCATCCCACCAATGCAATAATGACAATGGTGGCTATGTAGATGCCAGTAGTAACAGACGAACGGACTTGCGGTGCAGGGGATTCTACGACATGAAGAAAATCCTTCGAGCGATCCACCTGGGGGGCAGGCTGATGCGCTGGAGCGACCGCCACATTGCTAAAGGATGGGATTGTCAGCGGGTGTTCCATTACGCTTCACTCCCCATTGGTTCTTCTAGGCGTTCGGCGATACGCAACTTCGCGGAGCGGGCCCGTGGATTTTCTGAAATTTCTTCGGCGGTTGGGTGATGTGCGCCACGTGTAATGGGCTGCAAGGACGCAGTCCGATCACAACCACACACTGGGAGGCCCGGCGGGCACACACATGGATTAGCTGCTTGCGCAATGAACTGTTTTGCAATGCGGTCCTCCAAGGAGTGATAACTCAGTATCGCTAAGCGCCCACCTCGGCCTCCCAATTGAGTCGAGGGGGGTGCCAGCAAGTCCAAGGCCTGGGGAAGGGAGGCCTCGAATCGATCCAATTCGCCGTTAACAGCGATTCGGAGAGCTTGAAACGTGCGAGTGGCCGGATGGACACCACGCTTAAACATCTTGCGAACATCACGGGCTGGCATCGCTGCTACCACAACCTCAGCGAGCTCAACCGTGTTTTTAAAGGGACGGGCCGTAACCAGCGCACGTGCGATTGCATCTGCGGCGGGTTCCTCACCGTAGATACGAATGATGTGGCGTAATTCGTCCATGTCTGCCGCATCAATGAAGTCGGCTGCACTCATTCCAGTCGTTGGGTCCATGCGCATATCTACTGGACCAAGGCTTCGGAAGCTGAAACCACGTCCAGGTGTGTCGAGCTGCATAGAAGATACTCCAAGGTCCCATAGAACCCCGGCAAGCGGTGCATCCAAAGCATCAAGAATTGGTTTGACCTGTTCGGTGAACTGGTCAAAGGGGGCATGAATCTGGTGTAAACGGTTCTTAAAGGCAACCAGACGGTTCCCCGCGAGTTCCTGTGCAGCAGGATCACGATCAAAACCAACGATGTGGAGATTCTTTCCACTCGCTGCAAATAAGGCGAGGGCGTGACCTCCAGCACCAAGTGTGCAGTCAACAATAACGGCGGGTTCGTCACCGCCTACGGCCAATGCATCAGTAATAGGACGGACGAGAACGGGGGCATGGGGGGTACTGGCCATAACTCTTGGATGCATCCTTGTTTGGTTGGGGGCTGAATCAGCACTGATATGCGTCTGCTCAGAGACCACCCGAAGCGGTGGATGAGGTTGGTTTACTACCTGGGTATCAATCGCTGATACGTCGCTCATCGTTCACCCCCTAACGCCAGAGGAGCAGCTAATCCTGGGAGATCTTCAATCTCGCCAGATACATACTGATCCCAAAG from Stomatohabitans albus harbors:
- a CDS encoding UDP-N-acetylmuramoyl-tripeptide--D-alanyl-D-alanine ligase — protein: MITVTLNHLATIVGGQVRDPAIAGERTVRGVTIDSRQVAPGDLFVPIIAQRDGHDFVSQAMATGATGYLCQQDHALATAPDAPSGAILVPDTVEALTKLGQWHRDTVDPIVVGVTGSNGKTTTKDLIAAALGSVKPVVATKGSFNNELGLPLTLCTLTEDTEVLVSEIGARGIGHIKAAMPILRPSIGVVTTIGAAHVGAFGSEAAIAEAKGELVEALPPEGLAILNADNPACAELAGRTSARVQTVGTKTTADLHPDNLSTDAHGRVTFCLDGQLVRAPLPGIHQTTNMLAAIAVADALDIPRIHSLPALAHARVSPMRMASTTVGQVTIIDDTYNANEGSIIAALDTLAAIRAPRRIAVLGMVHDLEDQLKPTLSRIAQYSEDIGIETLVSVNAQGLYRAGRDDTHEAASLDEAVDLLISLIGTQPAVVLVKASRAEGLEYIVSALTTHLEQAA
- the rsmH gene encoding 16S rRNA (cytosine(1402)-N(4))-methyltransferase RsmH; translation: MSDVSAIDTQVVNQPHPPLRVVSEQTHISADSAPNQTRMHPRVMASTPHAPVLVRPITDALAVGGDEPAVIVDCTLGAGGHALALFAASGKNLHIVGFDRDPAAQELAGNRLVAFKNRLHQIHAPFDQFTEQVKPILDALDAPLAGVLWDLGVSSMQLDTPGRGFSFRSLGPVDMRMDPTTGMSAADFIDAADMDELRHIIRIYGEEPAADAIARALVTARPFKNTVELAEVVVAAMPARDVRKMFKRGVHPATRTFQALRIAVNGELDRFEASLPQALDLLAPPSTQLGGRGGRLAILSYHSLEDRIAKQFIAQAANPCVCPPGLPVCGCDRTASLQPITRGAHHPTAEEISENPRARSAKLRIAERLEEPMGSEA
- a CDS encoding penicillin-binding protein 2; amino-acid sequence: MTSTVIFGLTVVGYSTWAASQNPVIAKNIAEEESRTEPIPPIRGQITDRRGVALAISVPYLRASMVPNEVRNGLAKHNTELETQREKAKESGQDISAFPPPVSEDAWVQSVTDFLATYAVKGSQPPTFDQVRAKLVAPTGSQQEKEIFTGLRPEAKKVLEDGQKAGNLLLPGLMLKSRTERVYPDELLARQVVGIVDTEQKGIEGIEKQMNDVLTGTPGSRPARQGTWRTSAPGTVENEIAAIDGSAVKLSLDQRIQHATERELQQAMERFNAKSASAVVLHVPTGDVVAMANVPTVGPHDRSNDSLEFRRNRAITDMFEHGSVNKVVTLAGGIEEGLISANSTFQVPDEITIGKRTYHDATDHKEETWSVKEIITRSSNVGTIKMGQALGPQRLHTYMEKFGVGQPTGIGFIGESSGRIADVASWNEASLPTISIGQGVSTTLLQIAEMYAVIAADGVKIPPRLISATIGPDGVETPVEQGVATQVVSARTADKVTDILVDVVDGAHGTGKAAAVPGYDVAAKTGTAQKPDLVHGGYLKGAYIASMAGFAPAKHPEFVVAVHLDEPTPYEGSKSAAPTFSAIMAQALSLQGVAPTRAVVNAVPQQSTNDDDMASPDNDESTSPSSRETENQDEQSSDE
- a CDS encoding UDP-N-acetylmuramoyl-L-alanyl-D-glutamate--2,6-diaminopimelate ligase, with the protein product MPISLPALVNAIAEPHGARLIGNGEPLITDATLDSRQVQPGWLFIARPGAIADGHDFVDAAVTNGASAVVVQREVQVDIPQIIVPNVAQAVGDIAAAVHDYPSAAMQVIGVTGTNGKTTTTWIIHQILSRVGLQAGLIGTVEAKIGQTRIEGIRTTPEATDIQRLLARMRDASIAVVAMEVSSHGIDLGRINGLSFDAVGFTNLTQDHLDYHHTMEAYAQVKASLFDSRWARVGAMVLGDPNHPDNTYSDYVYQHISLPFKTISQYRKADIDISSVQLFADESTCVLEIDGKTYDARVPLPGRFNVDNAALAVTLCHQIGVDVQACVDALATSAPTPGRAEQVRGRADQPTVLVDYAHTPDALSNVLASLRQTTSGNLICVIGCGGDRDREKRPLMAHAALAGADHSVFTSDNPRSENPETILDEMTAGLDISSRWVRVTDRREAIAQAITLAGPHDVVLIAGKGHETYQEINGVKHHFDDREVAQAVLARG
- the mraY gene encoding phospho-N-acetylmuramoyl-pentapeptide-transferase, whose product is MIAILLATGLSLILSLIGTPLVIRFFKRREMGQLIRDDGPKSHQTKRGTPTMGGIAIIIATVVGYLVATAYSGKLLNPGGLLVIGTFLAMGLVGFIDDGIKLINRRNLGLSSKAKFLGQAIVALLFSFGAQYVADTSTQLSFIGPLPYLDFGPWLYPFFCFLILAATSNAVNLTDGLDGLAAGSSSMVFGAYCAIAYWISRHGVLSPGCAEGCIYTNAAVIHADVVAIAAGAAMGATIGFLWWNAHPAHIFMGDTGSLAIGGMMAALAVVTETELLLIVLGGLFVVETLSVILQVIVFKAFGGKRLFKMAPIHHHFEHAGWHENQVIVRFWILCALFVSVTLGIFYADWLARL